One part of the Rutidosis leptorrhynchoides isolate AG116_Rl617_1_P2 chromosome 1, CSIRO_AGI_Rlap_v1, whole genome shotgun sequence genome encodes these proteins:
- the LOC139854704 gene encoding uncharacterized protein, which yields MKSKIVPYHMNGNQSSLFCILPQDDSSRFCPPGTAPVYLNVYDIVSSINSCISWTGLGAFHTGLEVHGVEYGFGSHQESESGVFEIEPKKCPGFTFRESMLIGSCCHCILPKAIKGSAAKIESDVSDYEKKSLKNSFNCFTSLSTHNKGMSSTPSREGADGIGAALGHPPPPSLPSPSNFSSTSMLQGDVLE from the exons ATGAAATCGAAAATAGTTCCTTACCATATGAACGGAAATCAATCGAGTCTTTTTTGCATCCTGCCACAAGACGATTCTTCTCGCTTCTGTCCACCTGGCACCGCCCCTGTTTACCTTAATGTATATGATATAGTATCTAGTATCAATAGTTGTATATCATGGACAGGTCTTGGTGCGTTTCACACAGGCTTAGAAG ttcATGGTGTGGAATATGGTTTTGGAAGTCATCAAGAATCAGAAAGCGGTGTGTTTGAAATCGAGCCTAAGAAATGTCCCGGTTTCACGTTTAGGGAGTCAATGTTGATCG GCTCATGTTGTCACTGCATACTACCAAAAGCCATCAAGGGTTCTGCAGCTAAAATTGAATCAGACGTTTCAGACTATGAGAAAAAGAGTTTGAAAAACTCGTTTAATTGTTTCACATCATTGTCGACACATAATAAG GGGATGTCATCAACACCGTCACGGGAGGGCGCCGATGGCATTGGTGCCGCCCTCGGCCATCCTCCCCCACCCTCACTCCCATCGCCCTCGAATTTTTCATCCACAAGCATGTTGCAGGGCGACGTACTGGAATAA